The following DNA comes from Lentibacillus sp. Marseille-P4043.
CATAACTTTGAAATCGTTCATCAGCTAACTCCCCAGATTTCAACGCTTCCTTCACGCGGCACCCAGGCTCTGTATCATGTTGACAATCCGTAAACCGACATTCCAATGCCAGTGCCTCAACATCTTGGAATGTCGTATCAATTGCTGAATCTCCTTCCCACAATTGCAGTTCACGCATTCCAGGTGTATCGATTAATAATGCACCATTTGGCAGAATAAACATTTCCCGATGTGTTGTTGTATGACGTCCTTTGCTATCGGCTTCCCGGATATCGTTGGTTTCCTGCACAATCTCGCCAAATAATTTGTTTACCAATGTGGATTTCCCAACACCGGATGACCCTAGCAACGCAACTGTTTTCTGCGCTGGCAAATAATCCATTAATTCCTCCATGCCTTCTCCGCTTATACTGCTTATTGCAATAATCGGAACGCCAATCGCCACCTCTTCCACTTGGGCAGTTATCTGTATCACTTCTTCTGGCGCGGATTCATCTAATTTTGTAAGCACCACAACAGGGGAAGCCCCGCTTTCATAAGTTGCCAAAATGTACCGTTCCATTCTACGTAAATTTAAATCATGATTAAGTGAATTCACAATAAAAACCAAATCCATATTCGCGGAAACAATTTGTCCCTCAGTTTTCAGTCCGGCAGCCTGTCTGACAAACTGACTTTTACGGGGCAGAACACGGTGAATAACTGCCTTTCGTTCGTCCACTAATTTCTGTGCCTCAACCCAATCACCCACTGCAGGTAAATCGATCGAGTTAGTTGCCAGGTTTAAAAATTTCCCGCTTAAATGGGCAAAGAATTCCACTTCTCCATCAGAAATACGATAGCTGTTTTTCTGCACAGCTATTACGCGTGCTAATTTGTCTTTTTCCGCATCTTGAATGGAGACGTCCCATCCAAGTCCTTCAATACTATTCAAATTCGTTTTCCTCCTTAATGGTTGGAGGAAAAGTTCTGGTTACGCTGACCGTTCCTCCATTTTGATCTGTGTGTTCAAGTTTCTAAAAATACGATAAGTTAAAATCATAAAACACCACTCCTTTCAAAATAGATTCGTATATTTACATTTCCCTAACAAAAAAATGTAATTCATGCTCCAAGCGAAATCCAACTGATTGATATAAACCGATTGCCTGTTTATTATTGGCTGCTACACATAATTGTATTTCATTAATGGAATCAAATGTAAAAAGCCATTGAACAGCTGTTGCTAATAAGCTTTTCCCATAACTATTCCCTCGATACATTGAGTCAACTCCAATAAATTCAATTGACCCTTCTCCATACTCGGGATTCGCTTCAACATAGACATATCCAGCTAATCGCTCCTCACTTTTTATCACAAATACTTTTTGTGTGGCAGTTAACCGATCGATAATTTCATGGCCGTTAAAATATGTATCTGGAAAAATATTATCATGTAAGTCTATGAATGAGCCGTAACCTTGTTGCATTAATTCCAGGGCCCAATGCTTTGGCAATTCGCCTAATTTACCTCTTTCAAATAGCAGAACAATTTGATCCGTCTTTTGTTCGAAATTTAGCCTTTCAGCAAATTCCGTCGCGAGACTATTTTCGATATTGGAAAAGATACTAACATGCTTTATTTCTAGTGGTATGATGCGTAATAGCTCATCCCACAACCAAATGGCAATATTCGCATCATATCCCGGATCAACAAACGGCCCCCATAATTCTGCCTGTGCGTCCTCCAAATCGGCATCAAACCCAAGCAAACCAATCATTTTCCCATTATCAACTACACCTAAAAAACTATTTTCATAGGGAACGTCGGTTAAATCAGTAGCCAAATAGTCAACTATCTCCCCAGCGGTAGTTCCGCAATACCCAATGTGATGGACATCTTGTTGATTCCACTGTGCTATAAAATTAGCTGCTTCCTTCATTGGAATGTCATTTCCATTAATTAACTTGTACATTAGTATCTCTCCATTAAAGTATGAAACATCTACTACTATATTCGCCATTAATCCAATTAATCCTTCTTAACTAGAAAAAAACAGATGTGCCTACCCACATCTGTTTTCCTATTCTATCGTTTATTCATTTCATTAGGAACCGAGTTATGACGAAGGTTCTGATCTAACCCAGCAATTTTCTCCATATCCGCTTTGCTAAGTTTAAAATCAAATACGTTTAAATTTTCTTCCATGCGAGAAGGTGTTACTGTTTTTGGAATAACAACGACATCTGATTGTAAATGCCAGCGAAGAATAATTTGTGCTGGTGTTTTTCCATACTGATTGGCCAGTTCTTGGATAACACTATCCTGCAGAACATCCGTACCATTCATTAAAGGACTGTATGCCTCCAACCGAATACCATGCTTCTTACAAAATTCCTTTAGTTCCTTTTGCTGTAGATATGGATGACACTCTACTTGGTTTACTGCCGGGATTACATCACATTCATCCATAATCCGCTGCAAATGTTCAATATCAAAATTACAAACGCCAATCGCCTTCGTACGTCCATCTTTATACAGCTTTTCTAATGCCTTATATGTTTCAACGTACTCATCATATTTTGGTGTTGGCCAATGAATTAAATAAAGATCCACATAATCCAGACCAAGTTTCTCAAGACTTTCATCAAATGCCTTTAGCGTATTTTCATAGCCTTGATCACTATTCCACACTTTTGTCGTAATGAAAAGATCTTCTCGCGACACACGGCTATTTGCCAACGCTTCCCCAACACCACGTTCATTCCCATAGATTTTTGCAGTATCAATCAGACGATAGCCTGTTTCTAACGCTTTCTCCACTGAAGGTGTTGCTTCTTCATTTGGAACCTTCCATACACCATAGCCAAGTTGCGGTATGCGGATATCATTGTTAAGCATAATGTATTCCATGATTTCGCTCCCTTTCTTTTCTAATTATTCTTTAAGTTTATCGTTAAAAAAGTTCACCTTCAAGAAATTAAATTACTGCATAAATTAAAAAATGTAACGTTCTCACACCGTATTTTTTGCCTCATTCACACAGTAAAATCCCCAAACACTGCATCAGTCACCCTCTGCAAATCGCTCGGGGTCAGCTCCACTTGCATTCCTCTTTTTCCAGCAGAAACAATAATTGTGTCCATTGATTCAGCCTGTACTGCCACATAAGTTGGAAAATGCTTTTTCATTCCAATAGGTGAACAGCCTCCGCGAATATAGCCTGTTGTGTCTTCTAATTCTTTCATCGGTAGCATTTCAACCTTTTT
Coding sequences within:
- the rsgA gene encoding ribosome small subunit-dependent GTPase A, coding for MNSIEGLGWDVSIQDAEKDKLARVIAVQKNSYRISDGEVEFFAHLSGKFLNLATNSIDLPAVGDWVEAQKLVDERKAVIHRVLPRKSQFVRQAAGLKTEGQIVSANMDLVFIVNSLNHDLNLRRMERYILATYESGASPVVVLTKLDESAPEEVIQITAQVEEVAIGVPIIAISSISGEGMEELMDYLPAQKTVALLGSSGVGKSTLVNKLFGEIVQETNDIREADSKGRHTTTHREMFILPNGALLIDTPGMRELQLWEGDSAIDTTFQDVEALALECRFTDCQHDTEPGCRVKEALKSGELADERFQSYVKLQRELAFEKRKQDQKAQLEEKNKWKKVSKELKRKYK
- a CDS encoding GNAT family N-acetyltransferase; this encodes MANIVVDVSYFNGEILMYKLINGNDIPMKEAANFIAQWNQQDVHHIGYCGTTAGEIVDYLATDLTDVPYENSFLGVVDNGKMIGLLGFDADLEDAQAELWGPFVDPGYDANIAIWLWDELLRIIPLEIKHVSIFSNIENSLATEFAERLNFEQKTDQIVLLFERGKLGELPKHWALELMQQGYGSFIDLHDNIFPDTYFNGHEIIDRLTATQKVFVIKSEERLAGYVYVEANPEYGEGSIEFIGVDSMYRGNSYGKSLLATAVQWLFTFDSINEIQLCVAANNKQAIGLYQSVGFRLEHELHFFVREM
- a CDS encoding aldo/keto reductase, which translates into the protein MEYIMLNNDIRIPQLGYGVWKVPNEEATPSVEKALETGYRLIDTAKIYGNERGVGEALANSRVSREDLFITTKVWNSDQGYENTLKAFDESLEKLGLDYVDLYLIHWPTPKYDEYVETYKALEKLYKDGRTKAIGVCNFDIEHLQRIMDECDVIPAVNQVECHPYLQQKELKEFCKKHGIRLEAYSPLMNGTDVLQDSVIQELANQYGKTPAQIILRWHLQSDVVVIPKTVTPSRMEENLNVFDFKLSKADMEKIAGLDQNLRHNSVPNEMNKR